The Leptospira noumeaensis genome includes the window TCAATCACCGTTTCACCATCATTGGGAATGTACACCACAAGTCAATCATCTATTGTAAAAATTGTCCAAGGTAATTCTTTTTTTTTCTCTATCTGGTATCTGAAATTCAGAACAAAAGATAGAGAAACATACTCGGAAAGAGCAAGTTCTACCTGTGGATACTTTATAAAACGAACTTTGTTTCTGCCCAGATACCGGCAGGAACAGAAATAACAACCGTTATGCTTGGATTATTTCATTTTACAGGAATCATCTTACCTATGGTTCTTTCGGATTGAAAAGAATATGAAAATAAAACTTGACCAATTTAAAAATAGGATTCTTTAGATGGTCCATCGTTCTAGGTCAAAGAAAAACAGAGAAGGAAACATATGAAATTTATTTCTAAAACACTGTTATTCTTTTGTTTTTTCTTCATAGGTTTTTGTACGAGTGATACAACCCCTATTCCCAAACTAGAAAAGGGAATTCTCAACCTTCGAAATTTTTCCTTTTCTCAAGAGCAAAAATTTTCTTTAGAAGGAGAATGGAAATTTACGCCAAGAGAATTCACACTAACACCAAACGAAAAAAGTATTTTAGTTTCCATACCAGAATTGCCCCATTGGAATTCTTACAACCAGGTTCACAACCAGGAGAAAGTTGGATATGGGATGGGAAGTTATCACTTATCTATCCTCCCACCAAAAGAAAGGGCAACGCTTGCCATAGATTTTACAGATTTTTTTTCCGATGCAGAAGTATACCAAAACCAATCCAAAATTGGAACGTTTGGTTCTATCAAAAACCCTAATGCCAACTTCGATATAAAACCTCAATTGATTCGCATTTTACCTTCAGATCAAAATCCAATTGAACTGACTGTATTTGTAAGAAATCGTTTTTATCCATTAGGTGGAATCCGAATTCCGCCAACGATTGGAGTTTACGAATCACTCAAAACATCTCGAGAAAAAGATATACTCACAAATGCCATCGTTGTGGGTGGTTTTATTTTTTTAGGATTTTATCAGTTGGGAATGCATTACACAAGAAAGAAGATAAAGGGATCTTTTTATTTTTTCCTTTTTTGTTTTGTCATGTCTCTTCAGATTCTTGCCGCAGGGCCAAGAATTTTATTCGTATTTTTTGAATCCGTTCCAAGCGAACTAGTATTTCGAATCGATTATTTCACACAATACATTGGAGTGATATTAGGTTTGAATTATATCCATAGTTTGACCAAGAAATACATCTCAAAAAAGATAATCTATATCTCATCTGGATTGCTCATCATCCCGGCCTGCCTTTCCGTCTTTGGGTCTATTTACTTGATTACCTCCATCCATCACTACGTTTTGAGTATCATCATCCCAATACTCATTGTCGCATTATACTTAATCGTTAGTTACATTAGAGACAAACGTGCGGGATATATCTATTTGGGTTTGTCTGTTATACTAATGATCGGCTTTACTAGCCATGATATTATTTTATCATTACTTCACAAAACGCAGCCATTACTACTAAACTATGGATTATTACTTTTTGTTTTTTTTCAGTCCATCTTTTTATCTAAACATATCTCTGGTGAAATAGTTTCCGCAGAATTAAAATTTAAAGATGCCTTACATCAATTGGTACAATCAGAAAAACTATCTTCCCTAGGTGTCATGGTGGCAAGTGTCGCACATGAAATTAACTCACCGCTCAGTGCCGTTATTATGACGAGTGACTCCATTCGAGATGACATCTCAACATTCTTTAAGGAATTACCTTATTATGAACCAATCCCCAAAGACTGTTACCCAATTTTAATTTCCCTAGTGGAGTATTCACTTTCACAGGTAGAACTTTTATCCGGAAAAGAATACCGAGAACAAAAACAAAAGATCAGCCAAAACTTAGAGACACTTGGAATCAATGATACAACAAGGGTTTCAGAATTGTTGGTTTGTTTGGGTTTAAAGGAAATTCCTAAAGAATGGATTTCCGTTTTTTCGGAAAAAAGATCTGATTCCCTCCTTGTGTTGGCAGAAAAAGTGGTGCGCATCCTTCAAGGCACAAACACCATCCAAACTGCGGCAAATAGAGCCATAAAAATTGCCCAAGCATTAAAAAACTTCACACACTTTGATCCGAAAGCCGAAAAACAATCCATTCATCTCTCCGATTCGATTCAAAACATCATTGCCATTCTTGGAGGATACATCAAACAAGGAATTCAAATCTCAACAATTTCAGAAACAATTCCACCTATAGACTGTTATCCGGATGAACTAAACCAAGTTTGGTCGAACTTATTACAAAATGCCATCCAATCAACGAATGGAAAAGGAGAAATAAAAATAGAAATTGGACAAACGAGTTTGCAGAACGAACCTTTTGCATTTGTTTCCATTCAAGATTCTGGCCCAGGGATCCCTGAGGATATTATTGGAAAAATTTTTGATCCTTTTTTTACAACAAAACCAGTGGGACAAGGCACAGGACTTGGACTTTATATTTCCAAACAAGTCATTGAAAAACATAGAGGCATCATTGAAGTTCATTCGAAACCTAAAGAAACTAAATTTATCGTGTATCTTCCGTATGTTTCCAAGGATAACGATATGAAATTAAGTTAGTTTCTAGTTTGAAAATTTTAAAATTATCCTATTTTGGATCTGGCAACCGAAAACTAACAATCGTTCCCTTCCCCTTTTCGCTTGTGGCCCAGATTTCACCACCATGCAATTTGATAAATTCATTACAAAGAATAAGACCAAGACCTGTTCCCTTTTCACCTTCTAATCCAATACTGGTCACCTGGGCATCCACACGAAATAATTTTTCTAAATCCGAACTATCCATACCAATTCCATTGTCATGGCATTCCACTCGAATTCCATCTTCATCTTGTTTAGCGATGATTCTAATTTCCCCATTTTCATTTGTGAATTTAATCGAATTTGTAATTAGATTTCTAAGTACAGCCTGGATCATTTCTGAATCGGCATATACATAGGCTAAGGCGGAAGGGATATCTAAGGTAATACGAATTGATTTTTTTTTGATCAAAGACTCTACTTGGTCAACGATCTTTGTGACAAGACTCAAAAGGTTAATTTGTTTAGGACGGAAAGGCATATTCCCAGTTTGAGTCCTGGCCCAATCCAAAAGTTGTTCTAAAAGACCATACAACATAGATGCAGAATTTTGAATTTCAAATATGGTATCTTTTTTTTCTGCATTGGAATGTGAGTCAAAATCTTCATAAAGAAGTTCTGTTAATTGTTTGAATGCACCCAGCGGATTTCTTAAATCATGAGCAATGATAGAAAAAAATATGTCTTTGGTTCTGTTGGATTCACTAAGTAATTTTTCTGAATTGTGTAAGGCTTCAATGGCTTTGTTCTTTTCAAAAACTTGTTTTCTAAGTAATTTGGTTCGGTCAAAAACCTTTTTTTCTAATTCAAAACGGTAAGTGATCAAACGTTGGTATTGCAGTGTGATAAACTCAGACAAAATTGAAAACGGAATGAGGAAAGAAATTAAATAAATATAAGAATCAAATACCCCTGGGTATACAAATGGCCCCACTCCCATCCTTGTCATAAGGATACTGGAAAGATACAAAAGAAAAACACCTAAGGTTACTCCTCGGATTTGAAACCGATAACCTAAATAAATCAAAATCAAAAAAGATAAAAAGAAAAGATAAGGAAAGTGATAAACAATAACCGCTTGTACTAAGATAAAAGCAGTTGTCCATAAGATGAGTTTGATGGATAAATCCTCTAATTGGAATTTCCTCCATGCCATAAAAAATGGAACGGTAATAAAAATCCCAATGGTGTCCCCAAAAATGATTACAATCAAAGTGCGAACGATTTCAGAATTATTTAGTTTATAAAAATACCCGAAGGAATAGAGAACTCCACCTAAACATAAAATGGAAATTACACTCGAAAGAAAGGAAACATAAGTAACAAAATAAAAATTATCTTTTGCGGAATTAAGACTCTTGCGAATTTTTTTAATCCAAAAAGTATATGCCAGAGCAGATTGGAATGTGTCCACTCCTGCTGTCAGGCAAATACTGAGATACAAATCAAACTGGCTTAAATTGTGATGACTACTGATTAGGCCATCTTTGTTGGAAAGAAAACTTGCCAACCAAACCACTGGTAAAAACCAATATCCAAAAAACAAACAACCAATGAGTCCAATTCCAGAAGGGATCCAGAGGACTGCCAGGTTCACTGGTTGGAAGGCAAAGTATTCCATCCCTAATTTGGCAGTTCCAATATAGAGGAGAAATAAAATGAATGCCTTTAGGAATTGCTTCCAGTTCATGCGGATAGAATAAACGAAGGACAATTAGAGAAAAGCGAAATTATCTTTGAATTTCCTCTATTATGTAAGGAATACCCCAAATACAGAAGAGGATTCTTATCAAGGGATTTAGAAGGTATAAAAATCCTAGACTAATTTCCAGACAAAAGAGACTTAAAATCGCTACTTATGTCTTTACTTTTCATAAAGTAAGTGCCAATTAACATTGAATCGACGATTCCTTTATATTTTTGCCAATCGGCGTAACTTTCTATTCCCGATTCGGCAACACGAATGATGGACTCATCTAATTCAGGAGCAATTTCCTCTATTAGATTTTTATGAATTTCGAATGTGTCTAGATCTCTAGTATTGATACCAATGGTTGTGGCACCAGCATCCAGTGCCGTTTTTACTTCTTCTCGGTTGTGAGTTTCAACAAGTATTGAAAGACCCAAATCTTTAGCATACCGATGTAGAGAAGTTAGATCTTTGGGAGATAGGATTCGCACAATGAGTAAAATCGCCGAAGCTCCATAAGCGTAAGCTTCATCAATTTGTATTGGATCAATGATAAAATCCTTTCTGATCACAGGGATAGAAACGGACTCAGCTACTGCTTTGAGGTCACCCAAAGAGCCAAAAAAATATTGGGAATCCGTGAGAACAGAGATGGCGCCAGCACCTGAAGATTCATAAATAGACGCGATTTCTACGGGAAAATAGTCGGGCCTTAGGATTCCAGAACTGGGGCTTCCTTTTTTACATTCAGCAATGACAGAAATGGAATTTGTTTTGAGTTGGGATTCCCAAGGTCTTAAGGGAAGGATCCGAGGAGGAAGCTTTTTCCCCCTGGCCAAACGAACTTCCTCGTGTTTGGTCTCAACTATCTTATGTAAGATAGGATTCAAAGAGACTCCTTTTAAAATGCTTTTAATGCAGCATCTTCTGAGTCGTAAATATCAAAAAGAGAAGTAAGTTCGATTACGTCAAAAATACGTTTAACAGCGGGTTTGATATTAGAAATTTTTAAGGAACCGTCTTTGGAATTGAGTTTGCGAAGGGTTGAGATACAAGCTCGGAACCCAGAAGAAGACATGTATTCCACATCTTTCATGTTTAATAGAACCTTTCTATGCCCAGCATTATCGATGAGTTCCATTAGGCCCTCTTCCACTTCATTTGCCACAGAAACGTCCAATCGACCTTCCAGATATACAACCAGTTTTCCGTCTTTCACTTCGTGTTTCAGCACCGATTTACCCAACCTGATATGATTTTACAAAATCATCGTATTTTAGCGGACTGTCAATCAATGTTTTCTGAATCCATTCCAACGCCATCCGACCTCGACCAGTTCCAAAATTTCCTGATTTTAGGAGGTGGATCCTCTGGTGATTCCTCAGCCAGGTTATTATCTTCTCTCGGAAAACGTTGTATCTTGGCAGACCAATTTCCCGAACGTGCCAATTCAAGTTTATATGTTTCTGTTTTGTCAGACAATCACCCACAGGAAATTTTAAAAGAAATCCATTGTATCATCAAAAGTCCTGGTGTCTTGCCGAATCATCCTATCTTAGAAGAAGCAAAAAAAAATGAAATCCCCGTTTATAGTGAAATTTGTTTGGCTCGCATTTTTTACAAAGGACCAATCATCGGAATTACAGGGACCGATGGAAAGTCGACCACTACAGCCCTCACCTATCACATTCTAAAATCAAAATTTCCAAATTCAAAGATGGGTGGAAATATCGGAGTTCCATTCACTTCCTTTTGTATGGAACCACTCGATCTCGTTGTCCTCGAACTTTCCAGTTACCAATTAGAAGATTCACCTAACTTAGAATTAACTTCATCTGCTATTTTAAATTTAGCCTCAGACCATTTGGAAAGGCATAAAACCATGGAATCTTATGCAAAGGCAAAATGGAAAATTCAAAACTTAAACAATCCAAACCATAAAGCTTTTGTGAGTCCTAACTTTTTAAATTTTATTAAAACGGAAAATACCAATCACCAAAATTTATTTTTGGTTGGTGAAAACAAAAATTACTCTGTGAGTTTAGATCCGAATCAAATTCACACACCGAGTTTTGTTTATGATGCCTCTTCCTTTCCTTTGAAAGGGAAACACAATTTGATGAATTTATGTTTTGCCATTGCCCTATGTGAAACCATGGATATGAATGAGAAAGAAATCCAAAACGGATTTGAATCCTTTACTGGACTTCCCCATAGATTTAAAAAAGTAGATAACTCAGGATTTCAAAAACAATACCAAAACATTCATTTCATCAATGACTCCAAATCCACTAACTTACATTCAATGCTTTCGGGAATTTCTGGATTTAAAAAGGGAGACGGCTTGTTTTTGATTTTGGGTGGGATTCCCAAATCAGAACCAATAAATCCACTCATCCAGCGTTTGAAAGAATTAAACAATCCAATTTGGGTTTATGGAAAAGCAGTGGAAGTTTGGAAAACAGAGTTGGAAAAAATGGATTTTCCCATCCATTACTTTCCAGACCTTCCCACTCTCCTTGGCCATCTAAAACAAACTATCGATATAGAATTGGAAAACCATTTGGAAAAGGAATCCCAATCCTTATCTGTAATTTTTTCACCGGCTGGTGCCAGTTTTGATTTGTATAAAAATTTTGAGGAAAGAGGAAATCATTTTGAATCTATACTCAAACAAATATTTTCATAAGTTTAACCACGGATATGGTAACCACCATCCACATGGCGGATTTCCCCTGTGATTCGGTTACCAGGTCGAAACAAATAAGCTACTTCTTCTGCTAAATCTTTTGCAGATGCATTTCCTAAAGGAGCCATTTGTTCACAGTTGTTTTCTGCTTGTTCTAAACCTTCGATCGCTGAACCGGCCTTACTTGCCCTGTAGGGAGAAAATCGAATGGCATTCACTTGGACTTGTATTTCTTTACCAAGTTCCATGGCCATTTCTTTCACAAGTCTCTCTAACGCAGATTTGGCGATCCCAATGTTTTTGTAAGGATGTGAGACTATTTTTTCTGCACCTAAATAACTCAGGGCCACAATAGATCCTTTTTTGGCTAATAAATTTCTCTGGTATAAACTTTGGGTTAGAGCAAGAAGTGAAAAGGCAGATACGTTCATTGCATCCATAAATTCTTCCCGGGAAACCGTCATAATTGGTTTTACTTTTCCTTGGCGAATGGTTTTATCCATGGCAATAGAATGTAAAAGAGCGTGTACACTTATTTGACTCGTTTGTAAAAAATCGGCAAAAGAATCTATATTTGCTTGGATGGTCACATCCAAAGGATAAGTGATCACATCATCACCTAACTCTTTTTTAACGGTTTGAGTAAAATCCGAGTAAGTCCTTTCTAAAAAAGAATACCCTGCTTCAGATAAATTTTGATGAAACTCCGTTTTACCAAGCCCAGTGCATATTAATTTGGCACCAAGTTGTTTGCATTCTTTTGCGATGACAAGTGCGAGTGATGACGAATCCGTAATCCCTGTGATGATTACGGTTTTACCTTCTAATTGATAATCCATTTTTACCCTCTCCGTTTAGACCAAAATCGGTTTAAAAAGGAGAAGAAATGCGAAGTTTTTTTCGTGCTTTATTTATCGTTTGTGCAAGATTTTTTCATAGGATTGGCTACCAATAAAAATATCCAAAAGGTCCCCATCGATGTGTTGGTCTCTCACTTCCATCTTTAAAATATCAAAGGCTCTTTCCAGAGGCACAGCCTTTTTATAAGGACGGTCTTGGTCGGTCAGCGCATCAAAGATATCGGCAATGGCCATCATTTTGGCCTGTACTGGGATCTCAACCGCTGAGAGTCCTCTGGGATACCCTGACCCATTTAATTTTTCATGGTGGCCGTGAGCAATGGCAGGAACCATTTTGAGTTCTCTTGTCCATGGAATTTTTGATAAAAATTGGAAGGTATGTTCTACGTGAGATTCAATTTCTCTTCTTTCTTCAAAGTCGAGAGATCCACGCCGAATGGATAAAAAATTAAACTCTCGCGGCATAAGTAAACTGAGCTGGTTCCCTTCTGTTGTGTGATAACTCATTTTAGAAATTTCTTCTAAAAAGTTGGAATTCCCTTCTTCTAAAATGGAAGGTTCATTGGATTCGGAAATTACTCGAACCATTTCTTCCAATTTATCTTTTTCCAAACTGTATTCGAGTTGGATTGATTTTTCAAACTCCGGATAACCGTTGTTACCATGTTTTTTTAAGTATTCAATTTTTTTCTGGGAAAGTCCTGCTTCAACATCTTTTAAGATAAACTGAAAACGCCATCGAATTAAATCCAATTCGTAGTCTTCTAGTTTTTTGGCTTTGACAAGAACCTTTTCCCGAACACCAACCTTTCCAAAATCATGAAGTAAAGATGCGTATCTTATTTCTTTGACCTGTGATTCATTAAAATGAACATCTTTAAATCTTCCGACTTGGATTTCATTTACGGACTCAGCAAGGCCGACTGTATACTGAGCCACTCGGAAAGAGTGACCAGAAGTAGTTGGATCCCTAGATTCAATCGCGGAAACACTCGCCGTAACAAATCCTTCAAACAAAGTTTCAATATCATGAACCAAATTATTATTTTGGATGGCAACTGCAGCTTGTCCTGCCACAGCCATCACCAGTTCCTCTGAATATTTATCATATTCTAAGATGGAATTGGTTTTCATTTCTTCTAAATTGAGTTTCGTTTGAAAATTTTTCTTACGATTGATGAGTTGGATGACACCCACAACTTCATCGTGATGGTCCTTCATAGGAACCACGAGCATGGATTTTGAATAATAATTACTCATTTTATCAAAATCACTATTAAACTTATACTCCTCTTTGCCGGACAATTCGTACACATTAGGAATGTTCAGTTGTTTCCCAGTAAATGCAACATAACCGGCGATACTCTTTTTATTGATGGGTAAAATAAATTCATCAGAATTCAAATCCAAGGCTGAGATTTTGAATCTTAGATTTCTTGGGTTTCCTCTTTCGTCCTTTTCGACTAAATACAGGGAACCAGAATCGGAATTAGAAATTTCACGTGCTGAGTTTAGAATATCACGGAGTAATTTGGTAAAATCTTTTTCGTTGGCAAGACTAATCCCAATCCTTGTGAGTTTAGAAATTTCATTTGTTGAAACATTGATCCGTTTTTGTAATTCAAATTTGTCTACAACCATCTGGAGACTGGTAAAAGCATTGGCCAGAGCTTTGACCAAAAAAACCAGAGGTGCATCATCCGGAACATTCGTAAAAAATAAATCTTCTTCAATGTTTAGAGCAATGTATCCCGTATAATCAATGGGTGCCCTAACAATAAAACTAGACATGATCGTCGGTTGGTTCTTTAGAAATTGGTGGATCTCTTGGTGTTTGGATTCTAGTTCATACCGAGAGATATAGAATAATACTTTGGCTATGCGGCCATGCGAATCAACTTCGATCTGATCTAGATCTGCTAAGGTCAAAACCTTAGCTTTGATTTTTTTGGAATAATCGGCAATTTTGCCTTCAAAAAAAGGGTCATCTGTGATGATGAATTGTGTATCCGGAGATTTGGTCACAAATTTACTATCGACATGAAAAAATCGACTGTCGATTGTTTTTTTGAAAATGAATCTTACTTTTGTTTGTTTAGCAGGATGATTCCAAAACAGAAAGAAGCGGCCAAATAAAAACTCAAAAAATACAGGATCTGGACTCCTAACAATACATAGGGTGAATGCACCCACCCGCTTGGTTCTGCCAGGAAAAAAGGAAGGAAAATTCCCAAAACGGAAGGGTAAAGAAAAGAAACTACCCCTCGGATTCCAGACGCCGACCAAGAAATCGAAGACAAATAGGAATAAATGAGTCGTCCAAAAATTCCAGAGAAAAATGCCAAGGGCAGAACGACTAAAATTTCTGTTCCAAGACATACAGAAAATGCTAAGGCCCCAATCCAAATCCCAGTTTCTGCAGAAGTTGGAACCATTTCTTTTTTGAGTTTGGAAACAAAAAGAAACCCCACCAAGGAAGAGGTTCCATACATTAGGATCGTTGCAACTTGTTTAAAAAATTGAACGTCCACTTTCCAGGGAGATAACACAAGAAAGGCAGCAGGTAAAAAACTCAAATAAACGAAACGTAAGTTATCCTCACCTAATATTTGCTCCTTGCCTCCATCCAGATTCCAAAACATCTCTCGCATCCAAACAAAGGCACCAAGGGAAATGGCAAAAGGCAAAATGAGAGTATTGTCTTGGACAAGGATCGTTTTTTGGAAAAAATAAATTCCAAAAAGTAAAGAAACCCAAAACAAATACAAAAAAACAGAAACAAAGATTCGCCTGAATGGACTAAAATCAAAGATCCGTTCTTCGAAAGAAACATATGATAAAAATAACAAAAGATTACTTTTTGTAATATAAACAAATATAGAATCGGTATTCCAAATTTCGGAGTGGATTCCCCATTTTTTTAAAGTTTCTGTTAAAACAAATCCAAAGACGGTAATCATAGTCCACTGGAAAAGTAAATCGCTACGTTTTGTTTCTTCAGAAATTCTAGAAAGAGAATGGAACAAAAAGAAGCCAGATAAAACACAAAATAGGAATTCTGTTTCAAATAAATTCATAGATTTACTTCCTCACTGACAGTAAAGGGAAGGATGGAATATGGTGGTTCGCCGTTACGATCTAAACTTTGAAAGTTATGATGAAATCCTCTGATGGACTGGTTACCGATTAATATAAATTTTTCACTTCCAGCAGGTTTCAAAAGGATACTGCGGTTGAAAAAGTATAAAACCGGATTTGTTTTTAGTTCCTTTCCTATGTTTTGGAAATGCGGAAGAATTTTTGTATATGGCTCATAAATATCAATGGAGTTTGCTGCACGGATGATGATGGTTTTTCCTTTTAAGTTAGGAATGGGCCGATTCCTTAGAATCCAATTGTTAGGGTTAGAATAAACAGTTTGGAATTCACCCACTCCATCCGCAGAAAGAATCCGAATGTTTGGAAAAGCATAAAGTCTATCTTTTAATTCCTGTTTTACCTTTTTCAAAAACAATTCCACTTCCCCAGGTAACTCCCATAAGACGACCTCCATTCCAGAAAAATGTTTGGCAACAGCAAGAGAGGTAACTCCTGGATATTCAGGATGGTTTAAGGCAGGACCAATATCAAAAAATACAATTTGGTTCCCCTTTTCAAATCGTTTTAAGTCACCAAACAATGTTTTGCGTAAAGCAGACATTGGTTTGGACAGAAAGGCTTTTCCATTTAACAAATCATCCAAAAATAAATTTGTGTCTTCTAATCTATTTTCATATGTCCTTGCACGAATTTCTTCATCTTGGCCATTAAACAAATAACGACCCGTATACGAACGGATGGTTTTTTCTTCTAAATCGGTAAAAGAGTTGGGACTTAAAGTTTCCCAAGTATAAGGATAAATTGGTTTTCCAATTTCAAAACGATCTGTGGAAGGTAAATCAACAATTTGGCCGTATGGTGTTAACCTAACATATTGTTTGTAATAAACATCTGATTGTTCTGGATTGTTTCGAAGTTTAGAAAGAATCGCTAAATTAAAAAGAGCATATCTGTGGTATGGTTTTTCTTCGATTCCATAAATAGACTTGGCAGAAACAAGAGATTCCCATACTGATTTTGCAATGCTCCATTTTCCTAACTCATAAAGTGTGGCTGCATATAAATTATAAGAATACAAAGTTATATCGTGGTTAGCAAAACCATCTCTAATAATAATTTTTCTTTGGTCTTGTAACAATGACAATGCGGTGTCATACCGACCCAAATCAAAATACAACTTAGCTAAATTAAAATCAAAATAGAGGGAATTCAATCCCTTCGGAATCAACCCTCGAATGGAAGACAATTCATACGATGCAAGTTCTGCTTGTGAAAGGTCAGAAAGTAGGAGCCCATAAAAATAAGAATTTTCAATAGATGATGGATCTTGCAACAAACCCAAAGTGTCGTAGAGTTTTCTAGCAGACGTTAAGTAATAAACTGCCTCTTCTTTTTTTCCATCGAGCACTAGTGTTTTCCCAAGTAAGGAAATGGTATCCGCATAATCTGTATGAAATACGGATTTTAGAAGTTCTCTTTCTTTTTTGGCTGCGGTTGCGTATTCTATAGTTTTACTAAATTCTTTTTTTGCGAAATAGAACTCTGCAATGGTTTTTGCAACATAGAACTTCGTGTAGGTGGAGAAATTAGAATTTCCTCCTACATTTCGCCAAATCTCTTTGAATGATTCCTCGGTTCTTTTTTCTAAACTTATACTAATTTTGATGAATTGTAAATACTCAGAAGGAAAATCCAAAGTTTTTAATAGAGAGTTTTTTTCATCCAAGGATAACTTGGGATCATACCCAGACAAACGAACAAACTCTGATTCAGAAAGGAAATCCTCTTCGGAAGGAATTTTCCACTCGGGACTACGTTTCAACAAACGATGCAAACGAATGGTTTCATCCAAAAGATGCGTTAGGGATTTATAAATGGCAGAAACTAATTTTCCACGTTCTTCATAAGGAAGAAATACCGACTGACCAGTGTAAGTTGACTTTTGTTCAAT containing:
- a CDS encoding HD family phosphohydrolase: MTKSPDTQFIITDDPFFEGKIADYSKKIKAKVLTLADLDQIEVDSHGRIAKVLFYISRYELESKHQEIHQFLKNQPTIMSSFIVRAPIDYTGYIALNIEEDLFFTNVPDDAPLVFLVKALANAFTSLQMVVDKFELQKRINVSTNEISKLTRIGISLANEKDFTKLLRDILNSAREISNSDSGSLYLVEKDERGNPRNLRFKISALDLNSDEFILPINKKSIAGYVAFTGKQLNIPNVYELSGKEEYKFNSDFDKMSNYYSKSMLVVPMKDHHDEVVGVIQLINRKKNFQTKLNLEEMKTNSILEYDKYSEELVMAVAGQAAVAIQNNNLVHDIETLFEGFVTASVSAIESRDPTTSGHSFRVAQYTVGLAESVNEIQVGRFKDVHFNESQVKEIRYASLLHDFGKVGVREKVLVKAKKLEDYELDLIRWRFQFILKDVEAGLSQKKIEYLKKHGNNGYPEFEKSIQLEYSLEKDKLEEMVRVISESNEPSILEEGNSNFLEEISKMSYHTTEGNQLSLLMPREFNFLSIRRGSLDFEERREIESHVEHTFQFLSKIPWTRELKMVPAIAHGHHEKLNGSGYPRGLSAVEIPVQAKMMAIADIFDALTDQDRPYKKAVPLERAFDILKMEVRDQHIDGDLLDIFIGSQSYEKILHKR
- a CDS encoding tetratricopeptide repeat protein — translated: MSRFQKNTLLTFSLLAFVAYAPLYYSIRNAIQKETLPVTYESAETVSFFSLGDFEITGTESDPKTLQLLSDLIDFEFQKVTGGVYLGKEKSLSDAKKQRVNFVFTGVFEWKEKGIEFFPKLKDIEQKSTYTGQSVFLPYEERGKLVSAIYKSLTHLLDETIRLHRLLKRSPEWKIPSEEDFLSESEFVRLSGYDPKLSLDEKNSLLKTLDFPSEYLQFIKISISLEKRTEESFKEIWRNVGGNSNFSTYTKFYVAKTIAEFYFAKKEFSKTIEYATAAKKERELLKSVFHTDYADTISLLGKTLVLDGKKEEAVYYLTSARKLYDTLGLLQDPSSIENSYFYGLLLSDLSQAELASYELSSIRGLIPKGLNSLYFDFNLAKLYFDLGRYDTALSLLQDQRKIIIRDGFANHDITLYSYNLYAATLYELGKWSIAKSVWESLVSAKSIYGIEEKPYHRYALFNLAILSKLRNNPEQSDVYYKQYVRLTPYGQIVDLPSTDRFEIGKPIYPYTWETLSPNSFTDLEEKTIRSYTGRYLFNGQDEEIRARTYENRLEDTNLFLDDLLNGKAFLSKPMSALRKTLFGDLKRFEKGNQIVFFDIGPALNHPEYPGVTSLAVAKHFSGMEVVLWELPGEVELFLKKVKQELKDRLYAFPNIRILSADGVGEFQTVYSNPNNWILRNRPIPNLKGKTIIIRAANSIDIYEPYTKILPHFQNIGKELKTNPVLYFFNRSILLKPAGSEKFILIGNQSIRGFHHNFQSLDRNGEPPYSILPFTVSEEVNL